The following are encoded together in the Thermus filiformis genome:
- a CDS encoding ABC transporter ATP-binding protein — MGVSEKALVLKGITKRFPLVLANDHIDLDLNWGEVLALVGENGAGKSTLMKIVYGLQPPDEGEMWVDGRPYRPRSPLDAIRAGIGMVHQHFMLVEPFTVLENLVLGLEPGSPFRMDLDQARREASALMEALGFHVPLDEKVEDLPVGLQQRVEILKALYRKARILILDEPTAVLTPQEAEELFRFLRAYVEKGNAAIFISHKLKEVLEVSDRTTVIRDGKVVGTVQTPRTSLEELARMMVGREVVLRVEKGPARPGEVVLEVENLAAPPRLKGVSFRVRAGEIVGVAGVEGNGQTELVEALTGLRPHTGRVLYLGEPLPPTARKVRERGVSHIPEDRNQRGLVLDFTTRENAILGDHHRPPFRGFLDFLQPEAVEAHAQTLVERFDVRPRSTALAARRYSGGNAQKIVVGREILRRPRLLVAAQPTRGVDIGAIEAIHKELIRARDEGLAVLLVSADLSEVLSLSDRILVMYEGRIMGELTPEEATEERLGLLMAGISPETRR, encoded by the coding sequence TTGGGCGTGAGCGAGAAGGCCCTGGTCCTGAAGGGCATCACCAAACGCTTCCCCCTGGTCCTGGCCAACGACCACATAGACCTGGACCTGAACTGGGGCGAGGTCCTGGCCCTGGTGGGGGAGAACGGGGCGGGCAAGTCCACCCTGATGAAGATCGTCTACGGCCTCCAGCCCCCGGACGAGGGGGAGATGTGGGTGGACGGCAGGCCCTACCGGCCCAGAAGCCCCCTGGACGCCATCCGGGCGGGGATCGGCATGGTCCACCAGCACTTCATGCTGGTGGAGCCCTTCACCGTCCTGGAGAACCTGGTCCTGGGCCTCGAGCCCGGAAGCCCCTTCCGGATGGACCTGGACCAGGCCCGGCGGGAGGCCTCGGCCCTGATGGAGGCCCTGGGCTTCCACGTCCCCCTGGACGAGAAGGTGGAGGACCTCCCCGTGGGCCTGCAGCAGCGGGTGGAGATCCTGAAGGCCCTCTACCGGAAGGCGCGGATCCTGATCCTGGACGAGCCCACCGCCGTCCTCACCCCCCAGGAGGCGGAGGAGCTCTTCCGCTTCCTCCGGGCCTACGTGGAAAAGGGCAACGCCGCCATCTTCATCAGCCACAAGCTCAAGGAGGTCCTGGAGGTCTCCGACCGCACCACGGTCATCCGGGACGGGAAGGTGGTGGGGACGGTCCAGACCCCAAGGACCAGCCTGGAGGAGCTGGCCCGGATGATGGTGGGCCGGGAGGTGGTCCTCCGGGTGGAGAAGGGGCCCGCCCGGCCCGGCGAGGTGGTGCTCGAGGTGGAAAACCTGGCCGCCCCGCCCCGCCTCAAGGGGGTGAGCTTCCGGGTGCGGGCCGGGGAGATCGTGGGCGTGGCCGGGGTGGAGGGGAACGGCCAGACGGAGCTGGTGGAGGCCCTGACCGGGCTCAGGCCCCACACGGGCCGGGTCCTCTACCTGGGTGAGCCCCTCCCCCCCACCGCCCGGAAGGTGCGGGAGCGGGGGGTTTCCCACATCCCCGAGGACCGGAACCAGCGGGGGCTGGTCCTGGACTTCACCACCCGGGAGAACGCCATCCTGGGGGACCACCACCGCCCCCCCTTCCGGGGCTTCCTGGACTTCCTTCAGCCGGAGGCGGTGGAGGCCCACGCCCAGACCCTGGTGGAGAGGTTTGACGTCCGGCCCCGGAGCACCGCCCTGGCCGCCCGGCGCTACTCCGGGGGGAACGCCCAGAAGATCGTGGTGGGGCGCGAGATCCTGCGAAGGCCCCGCCTCCTGGTGGCCGCCCAGCCCACCCGGGGGGTGGACATCGGGGCCATAGAGGCCATCCACAAGGAGCTGATCCGGGCCCGGGACGAGGGGTTGGCGGTCCTTCTGGTCTCCGCCGACCTCTCCGAGGTCCTCTCCCTTTCCGACCGCATCCTGGTGATGTACGAGGGGCGGATCATGGGGGAGCTCACCCCCGAGGAGGCCACGGAGGAGCGGCTGGGCCTTCTGATGGCGGGGATCAGTCCCGAAACTCGCCGCTGA